GTGGACGCCCCTGGAGCCAAACGTGATCGACAAGAAGGTGTACTCGCGGGGCACCGGGCTGGTTAGCGAGGAGTCCCAGACTGGGCCGCTGGAGACGGCCCTGCTGATCCGGATCCACCGGCCGAACGCGTAGATACTGATACGCCCCTGCAGGCCCTGCAGGCCCTGCAGGCCGAACGCGACGAGGCCGAGATGCGTGCACTGGTGATCGAGGACCACGCACGGATGTCCGCCCTCCTCCGGCGCGGCCTGGCGGAGGAGGGCTACGCCGTCGACGTGGCCGGGACGGGAGCCGAGGGCGTCTCGCTGGGCCACGAGTACGACTACGACGCCATCGTCCTCGACCTGGGGCTCCCGGACATGGACGGCGTGGACGCGCTTCGCCGGCTCCGTGACGACGGGCGATGGGCGCCGGTCCTGATCCTCACCGCCCGGGACGCGGTCGAGGACCGGATCCGGGGCCTGGACGCCGGAGCCGACGACTACCTGGTGAAGCCGTTCGCGCTTCCCGAGCTGCTGGCGCGGCTGCGGGCACTGGTCCGGCGGACCCCGCCGGAGCGTTCCCCCGTGCTGCGGGTGGGCGACCTGACGCTGGACCCCGCCGCCCACGAGCTCCGCCGGGGCGACGCACCGATCCGCCTCAGCCCCAAGGAGTTCGCGCTGATGGCGATGTTCATGCGCCACCCCGGCGAGGTGCTGCCGCGAGCGGCGCTCATGGAGCACGGGTGGGACCTGGCGTTCCAGGGGGACTGGAACATCCTGGAGGTGTACGTGCGGTACCTCCGCGAGAAGGTCGATCGGCCGTTCGGCCGCTCGTCGATCGAGACGGTTCGCGGCGTCGGGTACCGGCTGAGGGACGAATGAACGTCCGCTTGCCCCTGCGGACCCGTCTGACCTTGGCGTTCGCCGCGGGGATGGCCGTGGTGCTGGCTGCGCTGGGCGCATTCCTGTACGTCCGCGTCGGGCACGACCTGATGAACGCGATCGACATGGACCTTCGGTCGCGGGCCCAGGTCCTGGCCGGCGCGATCGGCCGGTCCCAGCCGGGGGCGGACCCGGTGCGGTCGCGGGGGTCGCTGATCGACCCCGACGAGGCGTTCGCGCAGGTGCTTGGCGCATCGGGCCGGATCGTGGACTCGAGCTCGGCGGTGGCGGCGGCCCCCATGCTGAGCCGGGCCGCGTTGCGGTCGGTGGCCGGGCCGACGTTCTTCACCACGCGCGTCCGCGGCGTCGACGACCCCGTGAGGCTCCTGGCATTCCGCCACGGCACGGACTTCGTGGTGGTGGGCGCCACCCTGGGAGACCGGAACGAGGCCATGGGCAGGATCGCGCTCGCGCTCGCCGTGGCGGGCCCGGTGGCCCTCGGCGCGGTGGCGGGAGCGGGGTGGGCCCTGGCCGGGGCGGCCCTGCGCCCGGTGGAGCGGATGCGTCGGGAGGCGGCCGCGATCTCGCTTTCCGAGCCGGCGAGGCGCCTGGCCGTCCCCCCCACCGGCGACGAGCTGGCCCGCCTCGCCGCTACCCTGAACGACATGCTCGACCGCCTCCAGGAAGCCGTCCAGCGCAAGGAGCGGTTCCTGGACGAGGCCAGCCACGAGCTCCGGACCCCGCTGGGGGTCCTGCGCATGGAGCTCGACCTGGCTCTGGCCCGGGCCCGGACGCCGCAGGAGCTGGAGACCGCGCTCCGGAACGCGTCGGCGGAGACGGACCGGCTGGTCAGGCTGGCGGAGGACCTCCTGGTGCTCTCGCGCACGTCGGCCGGGACCCTGCCGGTCCATCGCCGGACGGCGTCGCTGGCCGAGCTCGTGGAGCGCGGCGCGGAGGCGAATCGGGCCAGGGCCGCAGCCGCCGGGATCGAGATCCATGCCCACTGCCAGGAAGGGCTGACCGCGGTGCTCGACCCCGAACGGATCCGCCAGGCCATCGACGACCTG
This sequence is a window from Actinomycetota bacterium. Protein-coding genes within it:
- a CDS encoding response regulator transcription factor; this encodes MRALVIEDHARMSALLRRGLAEEGYAVDVAGTGAEGVSLGHEYDYDAIVLDLGLPDMDGVDALRRLRDDGRWAPVLILTARDAVEDRIRGLDAGADDYLVKPFALPELLARLRALVRRTPPERSPVLRVGDLTLDPAAHELRRGDAPIRLSPKEFALMAMFMRHPGEVLPRAALMEHGWDLAFQGDWNILEVYVRYLREKVDRPFGRSSIETVRGVGYRLRDE
- a CDS encoding ATP-binding protein, translated to MNVRLPLRTRLTLAFAAGMAVVLAALGAFLYVRVGHDLMNAIDMDLRSRAQVLAGAIGRSQPGADPVRSRGSLIDPDEAFAQVLGASGRIVDSSSAVAAAPMLSRAALRSVAGPTFFTTRVRGVDDPVRLLAFRHGTDFVVVGATLGDRNEAMGRIALALAVAGPVALGAVAGAGWALAGAALRPVERMRREAAAISLSEPARRLAVPPTGDELARLAATLNDMLDRLQEAVQRKERFLDEASHELRTPLGVLRMELDLALARARTPQELETALRNASAETDRLVRLAEDLLVLSRTSAGTLPVHRRTASLAELVERGAEANRARAAAAGIEIHAHCQEGLTAVLDPERIRQAIDDLVDNSLRHTPAGGTITLSAARRDGRVLVGVRDTGAGFPSDLLQKERPGGAEPEGGLGLSIVNAIARAHGGTVRLGNPDGGGALVELELPLEPAPELPGKP